One window of Trinickia caryophylli genomic DNA carries:
- the gspM gene encoding type II secretion system protein GspM, whose amino-acid sequence MKMTTAVEAWGGFWGARTPREKVLLTWGGAIVGAVIVYSMLWAPAQQGRAELRETLPAMQRQLAQMTAEADEARSLAAAAQGAAPTGNALKEALLASLTQDGFAAPQVQLTGDAVRIDLKNASFPAWTMWLDDARRQFKVQVSEAHATALKADGQVDVSASLRPSLAGASPR is encoded by the coding sequence ATGAAAATGACAACCGCGGTCGAGGCCTGGGGCGGTTTTTGGGGCGCTCGCACGCCGCGCGAAAAGGTGCTGCTGACTTGGGGCGGGGCGATCGTCGGTGCCGTGATCGTCTACTCCATGCTTTGGGCGCCGGCGCAGCAAGGGCGCGCCGAGTTGCGTGAAACGTTGCCGGCCATGCAGCGGCAGCTCGCGCAGATGACCGCCGAAGCCGACGAGGCCCGCTCGCTGGCCGCGGCGGCACAGGGCGCCGCGCCGACCGGCAACGCGCTCAAGGAAGCGCTGCTGGCATCGCTCACGCAAGACGGGTTCGCAGCGCCGCAAGTGCAGTTGACGGGTGACGCCGTGCGCATCGACCTGAAAAACGCGTCGTTTCCCGCCTGGACGATGTGGCTCGACGACGCGCGCCGGCAATTCAAGGTGCAGGTATCGGAAGCGCACGCGACGGCACTCAAGGCGGACGGCCAAGTGGACGTGAGCGCGTCGCTGCGGCCGTCGCTCGCCGGGGCGTCGCCGCGATGA